A window of Terriglobia bacterium genomic DNA:
AATGAAATCAGGGTCTCTTGAAGGGTCTACTCTCCGGCCCTATCCATCCCCAAGGAATCTCCCTACCGTCACATTTTTGTCATATGAAAGTTGTAAAACATGACTGTGATTATCGAGAGGGGTTTAACAGTGGACTTGACAGAGCAAAATTCGACAAAGCAAGCGGTGATCAGCAAGTCCAGTGTTAAGCCCCTTGATGAGTCCGAGAAAAAACAAATTTCATTCAAACAAGAGGAAAACATGAAAACCAATTCGAGTCCCGCCAGGAAGATCTTTACAATTCTTGCTGTGATGGGGGTGGCAGCCATGATGACCGGCTCCACACTTTTTGCGGCCACACAAACCTTAACCATCAATGCTACGGTATCCGCTCGTGCGGAGTTGACACTATCCCCTTCAACGATCAATTTTGTGGATTCAAGTCCCACTGGCACGCCAACCATCACCGCTAACTCCACGGTGGCCGTGACGGCCAACGTGCGGACAGCGGCAAACAGCAAAGCGACGCTCCTGGCGGCAGTGAGTGGAGACCTGATGTCGGGGACTGACTCCATCCCCGCGAGCAATGTCAGTTGGACCGCTTCGGCGGGTCCATTCATTGCCGGAACCTTGAACAAGACCACGGCGCAGAGTGCGGCCAATTTTGCAAACGGGAGCGGGTCGTACAACGGAGTTTACACTTTTACCCTGGTCAACAGCTGGACCTACAACACAGGGAGTTATGCGGCGACGGTGACCTACACCCTGACCGCTCCATAGATTTTAGCTTTCAAAACTTGAACAAATAATCCTTATGGAGACCAACATGAAGAACTTTTGGAAGACCCTGATAACGATTACAGTAATTGCCGGCGCCGCGCTCATCCTGAGCACTGCAGCTTTCGCTGCATCCGACAGCAAGACGCTGACCATCAATGCCACCATTTCGGCTCGCGCCGAGCTGGTGCTTTCGCCCACGACGATCAACTTCGCTGATAACAGTCCGACGTCGGTAGCTTCCGTTGCCGCCGACAACCCCGTCTCGGTGACCGCCAGGGTACGCACGGGAAAAGCGACCGCAGCGACATTGACGGTTGCTTCCCCTACCGATCTGACTTCGGGTTCGGATACCATTCCGATCAGTGCAGTGAGTTGGACCGCGACCGGCGCGCCATTCATCGCCGGGGCGATGAACAAAACGACCGCCCAGAGCGCGGCGACCTTTGCCAATGGCAGCGGTTCGTTCACCGGCTCATTTAATTTTGTCCTGGCGAATACCTGGGCTTACAATACCGGGAGCTATACGGCCAACGTTACGTATACGCTGACCGCCCCCTAGTTCTCCTGCTGCGGGTTCGGTGATGTGCGGACAGCGGGATGGTGATGACCTCCCCCGCTGTCCCGGTTTTTTCGAAGGAAAGATAGGTCAAGCGATGCTAAAAAAGACGGAAACAAAAATTTTGATGGGGATCGCGGTTCTGGCGGCGGTCTGCATGTGGGGTTCGCCGTCTTACGCTGCAGTTAATTTCACGCTCACGATAACTCCGTCCACCATCAGTTTTCCTGATGCCAATCCAACCACGACGGCCCAGATTCCAGCCAACTCCTCAGTGGCGATAAAAGTGACGACGAGTTATGCGACTAACACGAATTGGTCGGTTCACTTTTTGGCCAATGGCGATCTGAGGAATAGTGTTGGCACGAGCACGATTCCCATCGCCAACATCACTTGGACTGCAACGCTAACCGGGAATTCCTGTCTGCAAGGTTGCAGCTGCGTGGCAGGGACCATGAGCTCGACGGCCGCACAGGATGTGATTCGAGGGCGCGGGAACACTCCTACGAACGGTTTCAATTGCAATACCAATTTTCTGCTGAAGAACCAGTGGGGTTACATCACAGGCTCATACACTCAGACGATTACTGTGGTCACCGCATCGCCATAAACACCTCCCCTCTGCCCCGGGGCCCTGAGAAATGCGGGTATCCGTGAGGGTGAGGCCTTTGAAGTTCGCGTATGTCCTCCGTTCGATTGTTGAAGAGCAAGCGCAGAGAAATGATTCGGCCGGCCCAAGCGATGAACCGTTCTGTGATGATTTTCCGCCCACTCCCCTCACCCCCTGTCGCCTCGTTTGTCTGACCCAGAGCTTGATCGGCAAGGTTTCTTTTTCACGGTTTTCTTGGTTCACCTTCAGGGGGTTAACAAATTACCAGAGGGAAGAGCCACAAATTGTCAATGATGGAATCTCACGGAATTCCCTTAATGTGCTCAAAAAGAAAGAGATGTTCGATTGGAGGGTGGTTTGCATATGCATATAGGATGGTCTGCATTGGGTTAATGTCCCGCCATCCAAAGGATTGTAACCGGCCGTGGCCGGGTCCCTCGATTGAGCTGAGGCGAAGCGGGCGTCCCAGATAAGACTTTTCGCTTCAGGATAGACCTTTTCGTTGCCAGGTGGGTTTTGAAATCTCGCTTCCTACCAGCGCCGCACGCTCTGCTGCAAAAAATTCTGCAACCTCCAGTGGATGTTAAAGTTTTGAGACACTTTTTTCGGACAATGCAGCGTAGTGAAAGTGGCAGGATCGGAAGTGGAAAGAGGTAAGTCGAGTTGAATAAAGAAATCAAGGGGATCCAGGGAAGTTCAAGCAGGGATAAGGAAGGAAAGATGCAAGGAAGAGAAACAAAGAAAAGCAGAGGGGGACGGCAAGGGGCCTCGGTGGCCGGGCTGTCAGGGCTACTGCTGGTGGCCGCTATGATCTTCGGATCAGGAATCACCCTTCGTGCGGATGTCGCCATCGGGGTCTTCCCGATCCGCGCGGAGCATGAGGTTCAGGCGGGACAGACCAAGACCGACGGGATCACGGTCGACAATGACTCGGCAGAAAACATTCATATGCGCGTCACGGTGGCGGATTGGTATCTCACACGCGATGGAAACCCCACCTTCGTGAAAAAGGGCAAGTCTCCCGAGTTCTCGATGAGCGAATGGATTGTGGTGAATCCCGCAGAATTCGTCGTGCCTCCTCACGGTCATCAGATCATCCGTTACACGTTCACGGTTCCCAAGGATACCCCCGACGGTGGATATCACACAGCCATCATGATTGAGTCGGTTCCCAATATTGCGCCGGGACAAGACGCGCATGCCGCTTACTTGAACGCCCGGGTTGGCGCCATTATTTACGACCGCGTGGGAAAGACCACGCCGCAGGGAACCATCACCGCTCAGCAGGTGGTGATTGACCAGAAAGACACGGGCCAGGTGGGAGTCCAGATCACTTTGAAGAACAGCGGTTCCTCTCATTTCCGATTCAAGGGAGAAAGCAAGATCATCGACAAACAGGGAAAGGTGATTGAGACCCTGCCGATCAATGACTCCGTGGTCCTCCCCCAGTCGGAACGGGACGTTTTCGTCCCGGTCAAAGGAATCCTTCCCACCGACGGATTTACGATTGTCAGCAGCCTGGACATTGGACTGAAAGAACTGCTCGAAGCAGAGACCCGAGTGGAGCCGAATCCTTCAAGTCAGCCGGAAGTGAAAAAGTAAATTCTTACAATGACGACCAACGGAAAGACCTCATCACAGTCGCGGCGCCGGACGCCAGGATTCATTTGCGCCGCGGTTATGGTGTGCCTCCTTTTGGCCCCGGCTCAGGTCCTTCGAGGTGAAGAGGCCGGCGGCGCCACAGTCCAGTTCCAGTTCAATAACAATGCCACCGGCGCGACTTCCAGTATCCTCAACAACCCGCTCTTCTCCCTGGCGATTCCAGGATATACGAATGCGGATCTGAGGGTGGACACCTACCAGTTCATTCCGAATTGGGGCCTGCTGAAAACCTCTTTCGACGTGGCCAACACCAACGACTCTCTCCGTCCCAGCCGGGGAATGCTTGAATTGTCGGACTATCATCTTGGAGAATGGAAGTTTGATATTGCGGCAGGGGACCAGCCCTTCGCCGCTTACAACATCGACTTTGGGTTGAATTCCCTGTTTAACCCGTTTGCCTATCTGCGCGGTGGGCGAGTGACCACCTCGACCGACCACGTGTCGTTTACGGTTTTTGGAGGGCGCACCGCCGCGATGAATGGGTTTTTCGGCGAGTCGCTGCGTCTGAGCGAAGAAAGTATCATGGGAGCCCGTGGGGTGTTCACTCCCTCGTCGAAATTGAAGATCGGTGCCAGTCTGGTCCACACCAGCGCCCCGGAG
This region includes:
- a CDS encoding DUF916 domain-containing protein — encoded protein: MQGRETKKSRGGRQGASVAGLSGLLLVAAMIFGSGITLRADVAIGVFPIRAEHEVQAGQTKTDGITVDNDSAENIHMRVTVADWYLTRDGNPTFVKKGKSPEFSMSEWIVVNPAEFVVPPHGHQIIRYTFTVPKDTPDGGYHTAIMIESVPNIAPGQDAHAAYLNARVGAIIYDRVGKTTPQGTITAQQVVIDQKDTGQVGVQITLKNSGSSHFRFKGESKIIDKQGKVIETLPINDSVVLPQSERDVFVPVKGILPTDGFTIVSSLDIGLKELLEAETRVEPNPSSQPEVKK